In Stieleria varia, one genomic interval encodes:
- a CDS encoding DUF5060 domain-containing protein gives MTLRLFLALAVPCIALLKSVGLHAQAPITTSDLVFGDRGGVIAVEAEHFVRQEMTDTRAFYLTHQELTPEISPDGDPNHVAGASGGAYLEILPDTRRTHDDRLIKGTNFAPEPGKMAVVSYQVDVPAAGRYYVWVRAHSTGGEDNGLHVGLDGQWPESGQRLQWCEGKKTWRWESKQRTEAEHCGEPYKIFLDIDSPGRHVVSFSMREDGFEFDKWLMTTNRDFPRPTGLGPEPVVLAGTAPKAFKFVQALAATPSDSTDASQQASQSPLRQPRQADGEGTVTITGTLQQWHKITLTIDGPFAHEQDNAPNPFLDRRLTVTFRHSDGTQYNIPGFFAADGDAANSGAEAGTKWQARFAPDRTGKWTYKVNFVSGDDVAIKLDAAGTPIESCNGKSGEFQVTASNAPPMSLRAQGRLQYVGQRYLQHATSKRYFLKAGADAPETLLGYADFDNTVAGKPSKVPLKTWAPHLKDWRDGDPTWRNGKGKGLIGAVNYLADKGCNAFSFLTYNAGGDGDNVWPFVQRNDKLHYDCSKLDQWGVVFDHGTDRDMYLHFKMQETENDDNRSGKKNAGLVPESLDGGDLGTQRKLYCRELVARFGHNLALNWNLGEENTQTTKQQTAMIDYIAALDAYDHNIVIHTFPDQQAKVYEPLLGNKSKLTGVSLQNSGIHDTHHQTVHWVTQSIQAGKPWIVAFDESGTAAHGQCPDIGYEGYDGHDRAGKMTYTPDEVRRQTLWGTLMGGGAGVEYYFGYQYAQNDLVCEDWRSRDKSWDYCRIALDFFRQAELPLEKMLPADELIGNPDHDNTKYCLALPGECYLVYLATVSETTLDLSGSNAQYAVSVLNPRTGEVSEHPTTKSVTGGATVTLNNTDGSQNDCLLILRKR, from the coding sequence ATGACTCTTCGCCTCTTTCTGGCACTCGCGGTGCCTTGCATTGCCCTGCTGAAAAGCGTCGGGCTCCACGCCCAAGCTCCGATCACAACCAGCGATTTGGTCTTCGGTGATCGGGGCGGCGTCATCGCTGTGGAAGCCGAACATTTCGTTCGTCAAGAAATGACGGACACGCGGGCGTTCTATCTCACACACCAGGAACTCACGCCTGAGATCTCGCCCGATGGTGATCCCAACCATGTCGCCGGTGCCAGCGGGGGAGCCTACCTGGAAATCCTGCCCGACACGCGTCGTACTCACGACGATCGCCTGATCAAGGGAACAAACTTCGCCCCCGAACCGGGCAAGATGGCAGTCGTCAGCTACCAAGTCGACGTGCCAGCGGCAGGTCGCTATTACGTTTGGGTGCGCGCCCACTCCACCGGCGGCGAAGACAACGGGCTGCATGTCGGACTCGATGGCCAATGGCCCGAGTCCGGACAACGACTGCAGTGGTGCGAGGGCAAAAAGACTTGGCGATGGGAAAGCAAGCAGCGCACCGAAGCAGAGCATTGCGGCGAGCCGTACAAGATTTTCTTGGACATTGATTCTCCAGGCCGACACGTGGTTTCCTTCTCGATGCGCGAAGACGGTTTCGAGTTCGACAAGTGGTTGATGACAACCAATCGTGACTTTCCCCGTCCAACCGGCTTGGGACCGGAACCTGTGGTGCTTGCCGGCACAGCCCCCAAAGCATTCAAGTTTGTCCAAGCATTAGCTGCCACGCCCTCAGACTCGACCGATGCGTCCCAGCAAGCCAGCCAATCACCGCTCCGACAACCACGACAAGCCGATGGTGAGGGAACCGTCACGATCACAGGTACACTGCAACAGTGGCACAAGATCACACTGACGATCGATGGACCGTTCGCCCACGAGCAAGACAACGCTCCGAACCCTTTCCTGGATCGACGCCTGACGGTCACCTTTCGACACAGCGACGGAACTCAGTACAACATTCCCGGCTTCTTTGCCGCCGACGGCGATGCCGCCAACAGCGGTGCCGAGGCGGGAACAAAATGGCAAGCACGCTTTGCCCCCGATCGCACCGGTAAGTGGACGTACAAAGTCAACTTCGTCTCAGGCGACGATGTTGCGATCAAGTTGGATGCAGCCGGCACCCCGATCGAATCCTGCAACGGCAAGTCCGGCGAGTTCCAGGTCACAGCCAGCAACGCACCGCCGATGAGCCTGCGTGCGCAAGGTCGTTTGCAGTACGTCGGCCAGCGATACCTGCAACACGCCACCAGCAAACGGTACTTCCTCAAAGCCGGAGCCGACGCGCCCGAGACGCTGCTCGGCTACGCTGATTTCGACAACACGGTCGCAGGCAAACCGAGCAAGGTTCCGCTGAAAACGTGGGCTCCTCACCTCAAAGACTGGCGAGATGGCGATCCCACTTGGCGCAACGGCAAGGGAAAGGGACTGATCGGCGCAGTCAACTACTTGGCCGACAAAGGCTGCAATGCGTTCTCGTTCTTGACGTACAACGCCGGCGGCGATGGTGACAACGTCTGGCCTTTCGTACAACGCAATGACAAGCTTCACTACGACTGCAGCAAACTGGATCAGTGGGGCGTCGTGTTTGATCATGGCACGGATCGCGACATGTACCTGCACTTCAAAATGCAAGAGACCGAAAACGACGACAACCGAAGCGGCAAAAAAAACGCCGGCCTTGTCCCCGAAAGCTTGGACGGCGGAGACCTGGGAACGCAACGAAAACTTTATTGCCGAGAGTTGGTCGCACGTTTTGGTCACAACCTGGCTCTCAACTGGAACCTCGGCGAAGAAAACACGCAGACGACCAAGCAACAAACCGCAATGATCGATTACATCGCAGCGCTCGATGCGTATGACCACAACATCGTCATTCATACGTTCCCCGATCAACAGGCTAAAGTCTACGAACCGCTGCTGGGGAACAAGTCAAAATTGACCGGCGTCTCTCTGCAGAACAGCGGTATTCATGACACCCATCACCAGACCGTACATTGGGTCACTCAGTCCATCCAAGCCGGCAAACCTTGGATCGTCGCGTTTGACGAGTCAGGGACCGCTGCACACGGCCAATGCCCGGACATCGGCTACGAAGGATACGATGGACACGACCGCGCCGGCAAAATGACTTACACACCTGACGAAGTTCGCCGGCAAACGTTGTGGGGTACGCTGATGGGCGGCGGCGCCGGCGTCGAGTACTACTTTGGCTACCAATACGCCCAAAATGATCTGGTCTGCGAAGACTGGCGTTCGCGTGACAAAAGCTGGGACTACTGTCGCATCGCGTTGGACTTCTTTCGCCAAGCAGAACTGCCGCTGGAAAAGATGTTGCCCGCCGACGAGCTGATCGGCAATCCCGATCATGACAACACCAAGTATTGCCTCGCTCTGCCAGGTGAATGCTATTTGGTTTACTTGGCGACTGTTTCAGAAACGACGTTGGATCTCTCGGGATCAAACGCCCAGTACGCCGTCTCGGTTCTCAACCCGCGAACGGGCGAAGTCAGCGAACATCCGACAACAAAGTCGGTGACCGGAGGTGCAACCGTAACACTCAACAACACCGACGGATCCCAGAATGACTGTTTGCTGATTCTGCGCAAACGCTAA